Proteins from a single region of Paenibacillus sp. BIHB 4019:
- the pknB gene encoding Stk1 family PASTA domain-containing Ser/Thr kinase translates to MIGHNLGGRYEILTRIGGGGMALVYKAHDVLLNRNVAVKVLRQQFVHDEEFIRRFRREAQSAAALSHPNVVSIYDVGQEEDTHYIVMEYIEGSNLNEIIVERAPLQADESVRIAIQICDALGHAHQNHIIHRDIKPHNILIGKNGRVKVTDFGIARAVTSSTITQTGSVLGSVHYFSPEHAKGVSTGEKSDLYSLGIVLYQMLTGNLPFLGESPISVALKHLQDTFEEPRVVNPHIPQSVENVILRAMRKNPGERYHSAQEMLNDLETCLAPNRRNEEKVSFAHVNDLDETRVMPAIRGSDIRPIRQSESSYDKAEVSSGKTGRQGDKEVLNKKATGWKRPTIIVASTLVVLAFIIWGFVTLLDRLDVEEVDVPYVVGLDLEQATAKLDELGLKVQEPTIREYRDDIPLNQVFEQTKRNMRVKQGSFIQLSVSDGPMLKKLGDYRGKTLQAVRDELTALGINPDTQIEAEEVFSEQEMDTVVTQQPEPGTDFDPNKIKLQFMVSKGMETIKMPNLIGKTVAEAKDMVKANGLTLSDDDILYEPSYVQAKGLVLNQDQYKPNDLVPKGTKITIRVSSGPSAEAKEHQFNVVISPAKAGKTSEIRIVYTDSRGQNIEWGRNQIQDTQTFPVTVVLAPNTEAMITIYRDSQFVDTKSVTYDQLAQSSSSSTVTVPGEDEQVTTPVTEEPAVSESPAPEPTVEPDQSEVNNGNDQGSDKGKAKGKDKGKDEQQP, encoded by the coding sequence ATGATAGGGCATAATTTAGGCGGTCGCTATGAAATTCTGACTCGCATCGGCGGAGGCGGCATGGCGCTTGTCTATAAAGCCCATGACGTCCTGTTGAACCGCAATGTAGCGGTTAAAGTGCTGCGCCAGCAGTTTGTGCATGATGAAGAATTTATTCGCAGATTTCGCCGTGAGGCGCAGTCGGCAGCTGCGTTATCCCATCCGAATGTCGTTAGCATCTATGATGTAGGACAAGAGGAAGATACGCATTATATTGTTATGGAATATATCGAAGGAAGCAATCTCAATGAGATTATTGTGGAGCGTGCCCCGCTGCAGGCGGATGAATCGGTTCGTATTGCCATTCAAATCTGCGATGCGCTCGGTCATGCCCATCAGAATCATATTATTCATCGCGATATTAAACCGCATAATATTTTGATTGGTAAAAATGGCAGGGTCAAAGTAACTGATTTCGGTATAGCCCGTGCCGTTACTTCTTCTACAATTACCCAGACAGGCTCCGTGCTGGGGTCGGTTCACTATTTTTCTCCTGAGCATGCGAAAGGGGTAAGCACTGGCGAGAAATCCGACTTGTATTCCCTTGGCATAGTGCTCTATCAAATGCTGACCGGCAATTTGCCTTTTCTGGGAGAAAGCCCGATCAGCGTAGCTTTGAAGCATTTGCAGGACACATTTGAGGAGCCGCGTGTTGTGAATCCTCATATTCCGCAAAGTGTGGAAAACGTCATTTTACGGGCGATGCGCAAAAATCCGGGGGAACGCTACCATTCGGCCCAGGAAATGCTGAACGATCTGGAAACTTGCCTTGCGCCTAATCGCAGGAATGAGGAGAAGGTTTCATTTGCCCATGTGAATGATTTGGATGAGACTCGTGTCATGCCAGCCATTCGCGGCAGTGATATCCGTCCAATTCGCCAGAGCGAGTCAAGCTATGACAAGGCGGAGGTTTCTTCAGGAAAGACGGGCCGGCAGGGAGATAAAGAAGTTCTGAACAAGAAAGCAACAGGCTGGAAGCGACCGACGATAATCGTGGCTAGCACGCTGGTTGTCCTGGCATTCATTATATGGGGATTCGTAACATTGCTTGACCGGCTGGACGTTGAGGAAGTGGATGTGCCGTACGTTGTCGGCCTCGATTTGGAGCAGGCGACGGCAAAGCTTGACGAGCTCGGGCTGAAGGTGCAGGAGCCGACGATACGGGAGTACCGCGATGATATACCGCTCAATCAGGTATTTGAGCAGACGAAAAGAAATATGCGCGTCAAGCAGGGCTCGTTCATCCAGTTATCTGTGAGTGATGGGCCGATGCTGAAGAAGCTTGGCGATTACCGGGGCAAGACGCTGCAGGCGGTTAGAGATGAGCTGACTGCGCTTGGTATTAATCCCGATACGCAAATTGAGGCTGAAGAAGTATTCAGCGAGCAGGAAATGGATACGGTTGTGACACAACAGCCGGAGCCAGGAACGGATTTTGATCCAAATAAGATAAAACTCCAGTTTATGGTCAGCAAAGGCATGGAAACGATAAAGATGCCGAATTTAATTGGCAAGACAGTAGCTGAGGCTAAAGATATGGTGAAGGCGAATGGGCTTACGCTATCAGACGATGATATTTTGTATGAGCCGAGCTATGTACAGGCCAAGGGCCTAGTGCTGAATCAAGATCAATACAAGCCAAATGACCTTGTTCCGAAAGGCACAAAAATCACCATTCGTGTCAGCTCAGGTCCTTCTGCGGAAGCGAAGGAGCATCAGTTCAATGTTGTCATTTCGCCTGCGAAGGCTGGAAAAACGAGCGAAATTCGCATCGTCTATACCGACTCCAGAGGGCAAAACATTGAATGGGGCAGAAACCAAATTCAAGATACACAGACGTTTCCCGTAACTGTTGTCCTAGCACCGAATACCGAGGCCATGATTACGATTTATCGGGACAGCCAGTTTGTAGATACGAAATCCGTCACTTACGATCAACTGGCGCAAAGCAGCAGTTCATCTACGGTCACGGTGCCGGGCGAAGACGAACAGGTGACTACGCCTGTTACTGAAGAGCCAGCCGTATCGGAATCGCCAGCTCCTGAACCGACAGTGGAGCCGGACCAATCGGAGGTTAACAACGGCAATGACCAAGGAAGCGACAAGGGAAAAGCGAAAGGAAAAGACAAGGGAAAAGATGAGCAGCAGCCATAA
- a CDS encoding Stp1/IreP family PP2C-type Ser/Thr phosphatase, translated as MITANLSDIGKVRQVNEDHSWVGQLDNGITFAIVADGMGGHQAGDVASQLAVNTFREMLEPIAARPDFSIEEGKAFLRKAIVSANDVVYDMASRNEQYYNMGTTIVAAMFQGREAVIGHIGDSRAYVISKSCIVQLTEDHTLVNELLKSGQISEKEAAVHPRRNVLTRAVGTDASVEVDIQTISYSADDFILLCSDGLTNMVSDDQIMHTVTKGGASLKDKAEHLIHLALRAGGDDNVTVVLLQVNSSADREECTADDRA; from the coding sequence TTGATTACGGCAAACCTGAGCGACATCGGAAAAGTTCGTCAAGTCAATGAAGATCATTCATGGGTAGGACAGCTGGATAATGGCATCACGTTTGCTATAGTCGCTGACGGGATGGGCGGCCATCAGGCGGGCGATGTAGCGAGCCAGCTGGCAGTGAATACATTCCGTGAAATGCTGGAGCCTATTGCGGCGAGACCTGACTTTTCTATTGAGGAAGGCAAAGCATTTTTGCGCAAAGCCATTGTAAGTGCGAATGATGTCGTTTATGACATGGCATCGCGCAATGAGCAATATTATAATATGGGCACTACAATAGTTGCTGCCATGTTTCAAGGGCGGGAAGCCGTCATCGGGCATATCGGGGACAGCCGCGCTTATGTCATATCCAAAAGCTGCATTGTGCAGCTGACGGAGGATCATACGCTTGTCAATGAACTGCTGAAATCAGGTCAGATCAGCGAGAAGGAGGCGGCTGTTCATCCACGGCGCAATGTGCTTACCCGTGCGGTAGGCACCGATGCATCTGTTGAGGTTGATATACAGACGATTTCCTACTCGGCCGATGATTTCATTTTGCTTTGCAGCGATGGGCTGACGAACATGGTCAGCGATGATCAAATTATGCATACTGTAACGAAGGGTGGAGCGAGCCTGAAAGATAAAGCGGAGCATCTCATCCATTTGGCGCTGCGCGCCGGCGGGGACGATAATGTGACCGTCGTGCTGCTGCAAGTAAATTCCAGCGCAGATCGAGAGGAGTGTACAGCTGATGATAGGGCATAA